The Spirochaetaceae bacterium DNA window CCACGGCAGCGGGCCGTGGGTGAGCGCTTCGGTGAACAGCACGGCGGTACCGGCCGGGCCGGTGATCCGCTCCACGAACGGCTGCCGGTCGGTAAGGTCGCGCCACTCGGCCGGGAACGGGTAGTTGCTCTTGTGGCTGCCGGGCACGCAGGCGAAGCCGCCGTCCTCCGGCCCCACGTCCGCCAGGTTGTAGGCCACCACGAACAGCCCGCTGTACATGCGGCCGTTGCGGAAGTCGTAGAAGTTGACCCGGTCGAACGGCGTGCCGCCGCCGTGCAGGGTGGCGCCGATGGGGCTCAGCCCGCCGCGAATCACATCGACGTAGAGGTGGTCGGCGCGAAACCCGTCGCCCAGGATCTCGGCCAGGTACGGCTCCACCCGCGGGTTGTCGAGCAGGTCCACGAACGGCTGCCCCCACGACAGCAGGTCCAGGAACCACCTTCGGGTCCTCTCTTCCGGCGCCATCTCACCCGCGATGCGTTCGTCGAGCGCTGCGTTCAGGCTCACCACCTGGCCGGCGGTGAGCGCCTCCGGGACCACCAGGTAACCCTGCAGATCGAACAGGTACCGCTCTTGATCGGTCATCCGCTCCCCCTGTCATTGTAGTATATTGCATTGTTGTCATTGGATAATCAACATTATATTGAACGCCTGAGGCTGGTTCGGACGATCCGGCAGAATCTTGCCGAGGCTCCGATCGTT harbors:
- a CDS encoding phytanoyl-CoA dioxygenase family protein, whose protein sequence is MTDQERYLFDLQGYLVVPEALTAGQVVSLNAALDERIAGEMAPEERTRRWFLDLLSWGQPFVDLLDNPRVEPYLAEILGDGFRADHLYVDVIRGGLSPIGATLHGGGTPFDRVNFYDFRNGRMYSGLFVVAYNLADVGPEDGGFACVPGSHKSNYPFPAEWRDLTDRQPFVERITGPAGTAVLFTEALTHGPLPWSGSHERRTLFYKYHHRGGAWSHNYPAADGLTVTERQRKILQPPSKHYRDAG